A stretch of the Arachis stenosperma cultivar V10309 chromosome 6, arast.V10309.gnm1.PFL2, whole genome shotgun sequence genome encodes the following:
- the LOC130934044 gene encoding uncharacterized protein LOC130934044: MHLYAKFLKELINKKRSWNEKETVILTQECSTVIQKGLPPKLKDPESFIISCTIGNMTLEKALYDIGASINLMPLSLRKKLAIEEVKPIRMSLQMADKSLKIPNRVVENLLVKIGEFIFPADFVILDMEKEGHNSIILGKPFFATTRAIINVEKGEMTLRVHDEKMIINVFKAMQYFSEKEKRMRVEMIEELEEESLEANC; encoded by the coding sequence AGAAGCTGGAATGAAAAGGAGACCGTGATCTTGACACAAGAATGCAGTACAGTGATTCAAAAGGGTCTcccaccaaaactcaaagaccctgAGAGCTTCATCATATCATGCACCATAGGCAACATGACACTAGAAAAGGCTCTATATGATATAGGTGCTAGCATCAACTTGATGCCTCTCTCATTGAGGAAAAAGCTTGCAATAGAGGAAGTCAAACCAATAAGAATGTCACTTcaaatggcagacaaatcaCTTAAGATACCTAACAGAGTAGTAGAAAACTTATTGGTAAAGATTGGAGAATTTATTTTCCCTGCCGATTTTGTCATCCTAGACATGGAAAAAGAGGGACACAACTCAATTATCTTGGGAAAAcccttctttgccacaacaagAGCTATAATTAATGTAGAGAAAGGTGAAATGACCCTCAGAGTGCATGATGAAAAGATGATCATCAATGTTTTTAAGGCCATGCAATATTTCTCTGAGAAGGAGAAGCGTATGAGGGTGGAAATGATAGAAGAATTGGAGGAAGAGTCACTTGAAGCCAATTGTTAG